A window from Aeromonas rivipollensis encodes these proteins:
- a CDS encoding glycoside hydrolase family 3 protein, with translation MTYPPFALTRLTLSMGVLLLAGCNGNDSSPKPEQPVLGHRTVSLIEQDGLQFKDLDGSGALTPYEDWRLGAAERARDLVGRLSLAQKAGLMMHGTLVLDADGRVDLTAMDKMLREDGVNTFITRMAGDPAAIADDNNRLQALLEGVGFGIPMTVSTDPRNHFTHDPNATSIGAGAFSQWPETLGLAAIGDAALVQRFGDIARQEYRAVGIHEALSPQADLATEPRWGRINGTFGEDNLLAKSLVKAYIEGFQQGSDGIGKESVVTVVKHFAGAGPQKDGLDAHNPWGKEQVYPGGQFAYHLVPFEGAFEAKVGAVMPYYALPEGLTHEGQAIEEVGFGFNRQILTDLLRGHFKFDGVVLSDWGIVNDCNARCEQGLTQDEVTAGVSPWTVPFGMSWGVEKLTKAERYAKAIDAGVDQFGGVEDPAPLLAAVQSGLVTEAAITTSAERILAQKFALGLFENPYVDTQAAVALVGKAEFQQAAQAAQAASHVLLKNEGSLLPLKADGKRVYLHNVNAEVAAANGYTVVTDLAQADLAIVRVNAPGEQDPRFPFGSIHFGQLGFASADQVVQETAHEGVYRGADEYAAIQAVAQAGVPMVLSVYLDRPAILTEVAPAAQVLLANFGALDQALFDVISGKAKASGKLPFELPSSWQAVQNQHPDVAKDSANPLYPYGAGLAY, from the coding sequence ATGACATATCCCCCCTTCGCTCTGACCCGCCTCACCCTGAGCATGGGCGTCCTGCTGCTGGCAGGGTGCAATGGCAACGACTCCAGCCCCAAGCCGGAACAGCCCGTCCTGGGGCACCGCACCGTCAGCCTGATCGAGCAGGATGGCCTGCAATTCAAGGATCTCGATGGCAGCGGCGCCCTGACCCCCTATGAAGACTGGCGCCTTGGCGCCGCCGAGCGTGCCCGGGATCTGGTGGGCAGGCTCTCCCTGGCCCAGAAGGCGGGCCTGATGATGCACGGCACCCTGGTGCTGGACGCAGACGGGCGGGTTGACCTCACCGCCATGGACAAGATGCTGCGCGAGGATGGCGTCAATACCTTCATCACCCGCATGGCGGGGGATCCGGCGGCCATCGCCGACGACAACAACCGGCTGCAGGCCCTGCTGGAAGGGGTGGGGTTCGGCATCCCCATGACGGTGAGCACGGATCCCCGCAACCACTTCACCCATGATCCCAATGCCACCAGCATAGGTGCCGGGGCCTTCTCCCAGTGGCCCGAGACACTGGGGCTCGCCGCCATCGGCGATGCCGCCCTGGTGCAGCGCTTTGGCGACATCGCCCGCCAGGAGTACAGGGCCGTCGGCATTCACGAGGCCCTCTCCCCCCAGGCGGATCTCGCGACCGAGCCGCGCTGGGGCCGCATCAACGGCACCTTCGGTGAAGACAACCTGCTCGCCAAATCCCTGGTCAAAGCCTACATAGAGGGCTTCCAGCAGGGGAGCGACGGCATAGGCAAGGAGAGCGTGGTCACAGTGGTCAAGCACTTCGCCGGGGCCGGTCCCCAGAAAGACGGCCTGGATGCCCACAACCCCTGGGGCAAGGAGCAGGTCTATCCCGGTGGCCAGTTTGCCTATCACCTGGTGCCCTTCGAGGGGGCCTTCGAGGCCAAGGTGGGGGCCGTGATGCCCTATTACGCCCTGCCCGAGGGGCTGACCCATGAAGGCCAGGCCATCGAGGAGGTGGGCTTTGGCTTCAACCGCCAGATCCTCACCGACTTGCTGCGGGGCCACTTTAAGTTCGACGGCGTGGTGCTGAGCGACTGGGGCATCGTCAACGACTGCAACGCCCGCTGCGAGCAGGGGCTGACCCAGGATGAGGTGACGGCGGGGGTCAGCCCCTGGACTGTGCCCTTTGGCATGTCCTGGGGCGTGGAGAAGCTCACCAAGGCCGAGCGCTATGCCAAGGCCATCGACGCCGGGGTGGATCAGTTTGGCGGCGTGGAAGATCCCGCCCCCCTGCTGGCGGCGGTGCAGAGCGGCCTGGTAACCGAGGCGGCCATCACCACCTCGGCCGAGCGGATCCTGGCGCAGAAGTTCGCCCTGGGGCTGTTCGAAAACCCCTATGTGGATACCCAGGCCGCGGTGGCCCTGGTGGGCAAGGCCGAGTTCCAGCAGGCCGCCCAGGCCGCCCAGGCGGCGTCCCATGTGTTGCTGAAAAACGAGGGGTCCTTGTTGCCACTCAAGGCGGACGGCAAGCGGGTCTACCTGCACAACGTCAATGCCGAGGTGGCCGCGGCCAACGGCTACACCGTGGTGACGGACCTGGCCCAGGCCGATCTCGCCATAGTGCGGGTCAATGCCCCGGGTGAGCAGGATCCCCGCTTCCCGTTCGGCAGCATCCACTTCGGTCAGCTCGGCTTTGCCAGCGCAGATCAGGTGGTGCAGGAGACGGCCCACGAGGGGGTCTACCGCGGGGCGGACGAGTACGCCGCCATCCAGGCCGTCGCGCAGGCCGGGGTGCCCATGGTGCTCTCCGTCTATCTGGACAGGCCCGCCATCCTGACCGAGGTGGCCCCGGCGGCGCAGGTGTTGCTGGCCAACTTCGGGGCTCTGGATCAGGCGCTGTTCGACGTCATCAGCGGCAAGGCCAAGGCCAGCGGCAAGCTGCCCTTCGAGCTGCCCTCCAGCTGGCAGGCGGTGCAAAACCAGCACCCGGACGTGGCGAAGGACTCCGCGAACCCGCTCTACCCCTATGGTGCCGGTCTGGCCTATTGA
- a CDS encoding helix-turn-helix transcriptional regulator, with amino-acid sequence MKTVSNRIALHCLNHWQRQGRDPAQLLQGAGIAREELLLPQGRIDAQRHFRLLTQVAPHVDMAHKWSPPSLSGLFADYLPLASLCCNAATLRQALHFFLAYRPLIGECDRILLREEEGQARLSYHSESDHPDVIAMSSLANLGHLYALLQFYHPGQGRLVLPTPVRPRLWRELGAWLGDRLQRGDAFELRFPAALLDLAHGGCNGPLQPLLLGELDGQMRQLRPSSHYRERVIGLIRQRLWQENVDSPTLLAGICEALRLTRWTLNRHLREEGCHFSALLEQVRREEACRLLQDPGLQLQEVGGRLGFASQSSFTRFFKEAFALSPSEYRSRRSRL; translated from the coding sequence GTGAAGACAGTCTCCAACCGGATAGCCCTGCACTGCCTCAACCACTGGCAGAGACAGGGACGGGATCCGGCCCAGCTCCTGCAAGGTGCCGGTATTGCCAGAGAAGAGCTGCTGCTCCCCCAGGGGCGGATCGACGCCCAGCGCCACTTCCGGCTGCTGACCCAGGTCGCCCCCCATGTGGACATGGCCCACAAGTGGTCGCCCCCTTCGCTCTCGGGGCTCTTCGCCGACTACCTGCCGCTGGCGAGCCTCTGTTGCAACGCCGCCACCCTGCGCCAGGCCCTGCACTTCTTCCTCGCCTACCGCCCCCTCATCGGCGAGTGCGATCGGATACTGCTGCGGGAGGAAGAGGGGCAGGCCAGGCTCAGTTACCATTCGGAGTCCGATCACCCGGACGTGATCGCCATGAGCAGCCTGGCCAACCTCGGCCACCTCTATGCCCTGCTGCAGTTCTACCACCCCGGCCAGGGGCGGCTGGTGCTGCCCACCCCGGTGCGGCCCAGGTTGTGGCGCGAGCTGGGGGCCTGGCTGGGGGATCGGCTGCAACGGGGAGACGCCTTTGAGCTGCGCTTCCCCGCGGCCTTGCTCGATCTCGCCCACGGGGGCTGCAACGGCCCCCTGCAACCCCTGTTGCTGGGGGAGCTCGACGGCCAGATGCGGCAACTGCGCCCGAGCAGCCACTACAGGGAACGGGTGATCGGTCTCATCCGCCAGCGGCTCTGGCAGGAGAACGTCGACTCCCCCACCCTGCTGGCGGGGATCTGCGAGGCCCTCAGGCTGACCCGCTGGACCCTCAACCGCCACCTGCGCGAGGAGGGGTGCCACTTCTCGGCCCTGCTGGAGCAGGTGAGAAGGGAGGAGGCCTGCCGGCTGCTGCAGGATCCCGGCCTGCAGTTGCAGGAGGTGGGCGGGCGCCTCGGGTTCGCCAGCCAGAGCAGCTTCACCCGCTTCTTCAAGGAGGCGTTCGCCCTCTCCCCCAGCGAATACCGCTCAAGGCGCAGCCGGCTCTGA
- a CDS encoding LysR family transcriptional regulator: MDQLDAMRLFVRVAELESFTRCAEQLGIPKATLSAAIRRLEERMGTRLLLRTTRRVQLTTDGQLCYARCRDLLADMEEFDGLFRQGGQISGQLRVDMPSRMARHLVIPALPAFLAQHPDLQLMLSSTDRRVDLVRDGFDCVVRVGALEPSSLVARPLGHYRQINCASAAYLARYGVPQTLADLAGHRLVHYGSGQGRSDPGFEYQLEDGSRALLPMAGALMVNDSETYLAAALAGLGIIQMPRVGVEGLLGRGELISLLPRWQAPPLPIHALYAHRRQLAPRVQLFIHWLAELLAGALAGESEPAAP, encoded by the coding sequence ATGGATCAACTGGATGCGATGAGGCTGTTCGTGCGGGTCGCCGAACTCGAGAGTTTTACCCGCTGCGCCGAGCAACTGGGCATCCCCAAGGCGACCCTCTCCGCCGCCATCCGCCGACTGGAGGAGCGCATGGGCACCCGGCTCCTGCTGCGTACCACGAGACGGGTGCAACTGACCACTGATGGCCAGCTCTGCTACGCCAGGTGTCGGGATCTGCTGGCGGACATGGAGGAGTTTGACGGCCTGTTTCGCCAGGGGGGCCAGATCTCGGGGCAGTTGCGGGTAGACATGCCGAGCCGGATGGCACGCCATCTGGTGATCCCGGCGCTGCCCGCCTTCCTGGCGCAGCACCCCGACTTGCAGCTGATGTTGAGCAGTACGGACAGGCGGGTGGATCTGGTGCGCGACGGCTTCGACTGCGTGGTGCGGGTCGGGGCGCTGGAGCCCTCCAGCCTGGTGGCGCGCCCCCTGGGTCACTATCGCCAGATCAACTGCGCCAGCGCCGCCTACCTGGCCCGTTACGGGGTGCCGCAGACCCTGGCGGATCTGGCAGGGCACCGGCTGGTCCATTATGGGTCGGGGCAGGGGCGCAGCGATCCCGGTTTTGAATATCAGCTGGAGGATGGCAGCCGCGCCCTCTTGCCGATGGCGGGGGCCCTGATGGTCAATGACAGCGAGACCTACCTGGCGGCGGCGTTGGCGGGGCTTGGCATCATACAGATGCCGAGGGTCGGGGTGGAGGGGTTGCTCGGGCGCGGCGAGCTGATAAGCCTGCTGCCCCGGTGGCAGGCGCCGCCGCTCCCCATCCACGCCCTCTATGCCCATCGCCGCCAGCTGGCGCCCAGGGTCCAGCTCTTCATCCACTGGCTGGCTGAACTGCTCGCCGGGGCCCTGGCCGGGGAGTCAGAGCCGGCTGCGCCTTGA
- a CDS encoding SDR family NAD(P)-dependent oxidoreductase, which yields MTRPIALITGASRGLGKHSALALAAKGVDLIITYRSQADEAAAVVAEARALGVQAHALALDVGVSASFVAFAEEVKQLLAREWQRPQFDYLVNNAGIGIRASFAQTTEEQFDTLLNIHFKGTFFLTQRLLPLIRDGGRIINLSTGLTRFAMPGYAAYAAMKGGVEVLTHYLAKELGPRGIAVNVVAPGAIETDFGGGVVRDDKGVNAFLASQTALGRVGQPDDIGGVIAALLSDDNRWITAQRIEASGGMFI from the coding sequence ATGACCAGACCCATAGCCCTCATCACAGGCGCCAGTCGTGGCCTTGGCAAACACAGCGCCCTCGCCCTCGCGGCCAAGGGGGTGGATCTCATCATCACCTACCGCAGCCAGGCCGACGAGGCGGCCGCCGTGGTGGCCGAGGCCAGAGCGCTCGGGGTCCAGGCCCATGCTCTGGCGCTGGATGTGGGGGTGAGCGCCTCCTTTGTCGCCTTCGCAGAGGAGGTGAAGCAGCTGCTCGCCCGGGAGTGGCAACGCCCACAGTTCGACTACCTGGTCAACAACGCCGGCATCGGCATTCGTGCCAGCTTCGCGCAGACCACGGAGGAGCAGTTCGATACCCTGCTCAACATCCACTTCAAGGGGACCTTCTTCCTGACCCAGAGGCTGCTGCCGCTTATCCGTGATGGCGGGCGCATCATCAATCTCTCCACCGGCCTCACCCGCTTCGCCATGCCGGGTTACGCCGCCTATGCTGCCATGAAGGGGGGCGTGGAGGTGCTGACCCACTATCTGGCCAAGGAGCTGGGTCCCCGCGGCATCGCCGTCAACGTGGTGGCCCCGGGTGCCATTGAGACCGACTTTGGCGGCGGCGTGGTGCGTGACGACAAGGGGGTCAACGCCTTCCTCGCGAGCCAGACGGCCCTCGGCCGGGTCGGCCAGCCCGACGACATCGGCGGTGTCATCGCCGCCCTGCTCTCCGATGACAACCGCTGGATCACCGCCCAGCGTATCGAGGCCTCGGGGGGCATGTTTATCTAG